Proteins encoded together in one Streptomyces umbrinus window:
- a CDS encoding AAA family ATPase, whose product MAEVVADGVLGMGQGVIVDAVNAVEAARGQERSLADHHGVPVVSIEVVCSDPLVHRRRLENRSWGKGFAELTWEVVEPLREEFALWPDHRLVLDTMTDLPLNVATALGLLSPTA is encoded by the coding sequence GTGGCCGAGGTGGTGGCCGATGGTGTGCTCGGCATGGGCCAAGGCGTGATCGTCGATGCGGTCAACGCCGTGGAGGCGGCGCGGGGACAGGAGCGGTCGCTGGCGGATCATCATGGTGTGCCGGTGGTGTCCATCGAGGTGGTGTGTTCGGATCCATTGGTGCACCGTCGTCGGTTGGAGAATCGTTCCTGGGGAAAGGGCTTCGCTGAGCTGACGTGGGAGGTGGTGGAACCTCTGCGGGAGGAGTTCGCCTTGTGGCCCGATCACCGGTTGGTGCTGGATACGATGACCGACCTGCCGTTGAACGTTGCGACGGCCCTTGGGCTCCTCTCCCCGACCGCCTGA
- a CDS encoding IS3 family transposase (programmed frameshift), whose product MAPPSKYSPEFREEAVQIALRSSKTISEVARELELNSETLRGWVKKHQKQQEPAPDAELTVNERARLKELERRNRELEMEVTFLKKAAGVLREGSPVASKYEFIDEMRLDTEEYAYSVEFMCGRLGVSRSGYYDWRSRPESATAQRREELKLLIKKAFDISDSTYGHRRIQAQLDRWGVAAGMELVRCLMRELGLVPCQPRPKRFGLTQAAAGQVPDLVGRDFTADAPGEKLVGDITYITTGEGWLYLATVIDCCTKEVIGYAMDDHYQTSLISRAIRNAARNRSLSAGAIFHSDRGSNYMSAEFGKTLNRFGLRRSSGRTGICFDNAMAESFFGVLKNERVSRVTYLTREAARQDITRYIEFWYNRKRLHSAVGYRPPREVHAEYEKLRIAA is encoded by the exons GTGGCGCCACCCAGTAAGTACTCGCCGGAGTTCCGCGAGGAAGCCGTCCAGATCGCGTTGAGGTCGAGCAAGACGATCTCTGAAGTCGCCCGGGAGCTTGAGCTGAACTCGGAGACGCTACGCGGCTGGGTGAAGAAGCACCAGAAGCAGCAGGAACCGGCCCCCGATGCGGAACTGACGGTGAACGAGCGGGCGCGCCTGAAGGAACTCGAACGACGCAACCGCGAGCTGGAGATGGAAGTTACCTTCCTGAAAAAAGCCGCAG GCGTACTTCGCGAAGGATCCCCGGTAGCAAGCAAGTACGAGTTCATCGACGAGATGCGGCTCGACACCGAGGAGTACGCCTACAGCGTCGAGTTCATGTGCGGCCGACTCGGCGTGTCCAGGTCCGGCTACTACGACTGGCGATCCCGCCCGGAATCCGCAACGGCCCAGCGGCGCGAAGAATTGAAACTGCTCATCAAGAAAGCCTTCGACATATCCGACAGCACCTACGGGCACCGGCGCATCCAGGCTCAACTGGATCGCTGGGGCGTCGCCGCGGGCATGGAGCTGGTCCGCTGCCTCATGCGTGAACTGGGCCTGGTGCCCTGCCAGCCAAGGCCGAAGAGGTTCGGCCTCACCCAGGCCGCAGCCGGCCAGGTACCGGATCTGGTGGGCCGTGACTTCACCGCAGATGCGCCTGGCGAAAAGCTCGTCGGTGACATCACCTACATCACGACCGGGGAAGGCTGGCTGTACCTCGCGACGGTCATCGACTGCTGCACGAAGGAAGTTATCGGTTACGCGATGGACGACCACTACCAAACCTCGCTGATATCCAGGGCGATCCGCAACGCGGCACGGAACAGAAGCCTCTCGGCGGGAGCGATATTTCACTCGGACCGCGGAAGCAACTACATGTCAGCCGAGTTCGGGAAGACGCTCAACCGGTTCGGACTGCGCAGGTCTTCCGGCCGTACCGGGATCTGTTTCGACAATGCCATGGCCGAATCGTTCTTCGGCGTGTTGAAGAACGAGCGCGTATCTCGGGTCACTTACCTGACCCGAGAGGCTGCCCGGCAGGACATCACTCGGTACATTGAATTCTGGTACAATCGCAAACGCCTCCACTCGGCGGTGGGTTACCGCCCTCCACGTGAAGTCCACGCCGAGTACGAAAAGTTGCGAATCGCCGCGTGA
- a CDS encoding helix-turn-helix domain-containing protein, whose translation MKIQWRLRMAAAQREVWTGTELRRLLAEKAGLELSSASVSALFTKEPSQVKMTTLAALCTALECTPNDLIEVDTTPVERPITPPHPVADLPQAASARGRSMPPL comes from the coding sequence ATGAAGATCCAATGGCGGCTGCGGATGGCCGCCGCCCAGCGCGAGGTGTGGACCGGGACGGAACTGCGGCGGCTGCTGGCCGAGAAGGCCGGCCTGGAACTGTCCTCGGCATCGGTGTCCGCGCTGTTCACCAAGGAACCCTCTCAAGTGAAGATGACCACGCTGGCCGCGTTGTGCACCGCGCTGGAGTGCACCCCCAACGACCTGATCGAGGTCGACACCACCCCCGTCGAACGGCCCATCACACCTCCTCATCCAGTAGCCGACCTGCCGCAGGCCGCCTCCGCCAGGGGCCGGTCGATGCCGCCTTTGTGA
- a CDS encoding tyrosine-type recombinase/integrase, whose product MAEARLQVIAGGAVPQEPLATDPWQFQAACVDAFVASWRARGFSPVTIDNDVGLLERTLAALGRPAWEVTPEDIDRVVGDLGVRGRATSTRREYVQIFKGFHRFLQARKAVEIEAAFGVRLVCPVDEFNASRHVGDDSPALLPPPTPERVTEFFDFMKQRIATARKYGPAARDYAMFRTLYHAGLRSEEASLLEKPDLHFTRGPFGKLHVRFGKGAHTSGPRPRWVPMLDGLDLVLRWFLEDVRPKFPDSPVLFADESGGSLHRGTIRNRLRYLMELEGRPASERFSPHALRRACATHNYERGVDLVAIQQMLGHWTVSSTMRYVRPSATFIEDA is encoded by the coding sequence GTGGCCGAGGCGAGACTGCAGGTCATCGCGGGCGGGGCTGTCCCGCAGGAGCCGCTGGCGACGGACCCGTGGCAGTTCCAGGCCGCGTGCGTCGACGCGTTCGTCGCCTCGTGGCGGGCCCGCGGGTTCAGCCCGGTGACCATCGACAACGACGTCGGTCTGCTGGAGCGAACCCTGGCTGCGCTGGGGCGGCCCGCGTGGGAGGTGACGCCGGAGGACATCGACCGCGTGGTCGGTGACTTGGGGGTGAGGGGTCGGGCGACGTCCACCCGGCGCGAGTATGTGCAGATCTTCAAGGGCTTTCACCGGTTCCTGCAGGCCCGCAAAGCTGTCGAGATCGAGGCCGCGTTCGGAGTCCGCCTCGTCTGCCCAGTCGACGAGTTCAACGCTTCCCGGCATGTCGGGGACGACTCGCCCGCTCTGCTGCCGCCTCCGACACCGGAGCGGGTGACGGAGTTCTTCGACTTCATGAAGCAGCGGATCGCCACCGCGAGAAAGTACGGACCCGCCGCCCGGGATTATGCGATGTTCCGGACGCTGTATCACGCTGGGCTCCGCTCCGAGGAAGCGTCGCTCCTGGAGAAGCCGGACCTGCACTTCACCCGAGGCCCGTTCGGCAAGCTCCACGTCCGCTTCGGCAAGGGAGCACACACGTCCGGGCCGCGGCCTCGGTGGGTGCCCATGCTCGACGGGCTGGACCTGGTGCTGCGGTGGTTCCTGGAGGACGTGCGGCCCAAGTTCCCCGACTCGCCGGTGCTCTTCGCCGACGAGTCCGGCGGCAGCCTGCATCGCGGGACCATCCGCAACCGACTCCGCTATCTGATGGAACTCGAAGGGCGCCCGGCATCCGAGCGGTTCAGCCCGCATGCTCTGCGAAGAGCCTGCGCGACGCACAACTACGAACGCGGCGTCGATCTCGTCGCGATCCAGCAGATGCTCGGTCACTGGACCGTCAGCTCGACCATGCGATATGTCCGGCCCTCCGCGACCTTCATCGAGGACGCCTAG
- a CDS encoding terpene synthase family protein, translated as MHVTQLASSTLPPQHRFYLPELPRLLPVAYHPSAAQIEITSNGWIRQFLGGCFSSEAELLRFLRQRNGLYGPLTVPHTTAERAQNIADWYQYVTVIDSFVSDRSNLGANHAGASEIFAEITAVFRDGTSAAEDFPYGSAAQDLWRRISPGLSTAQTVRFATSLDAFLRGCATEIQSKLNGEVPDFDACMAIRVDSFGCAFLQLLTEYAADIDMTGLIPSGAFDEVHAHGMRQLIIVNDLLSWRKEHAQEDTMTTVRVLLTHEGLDLQTAVNRLCQLVEHHETEYIAARDHILESRLAKRPDVVAYLDGLDSLIAGSQEFEYLTPRYFGDGAVWDGTTAGWLSLDAPIARFTPTPTGASERTVGSPEVSGDQPAEGVSA; from the coding sequence GTGCACGTAACACAACTCGCGAGTTCCACACTGCCTCCGCAGCATCGGTTCTACCTGCCGGAGCTGCCCCGCCTACTCCCCGTCGCCTACCACCCAAGCGCCGCTCAGATCGAGATCACCTCGAACGGCTGGATACGCCAGTTCCTCGGCGGCTGCTTCAGTAGCGAGGCGGAACTGCTCAGGTTTCTTCGCCAAAGGAACGGCCTGTACGGCCCTCTGACCGTTCCTCACACCACTGCGGAACGCGCCCAGAACATCGCCGACTGGTACCAGTACGTCACTGTCATCGACAGCTTCGTCTCGGACCGCTCGAACCTCGGTGCGAATCATGCCGGCGCCAGTGAGATCTTCGCCGAGATCACAGCCGTCTTCCGAGACGGCACCAGCGCTGCGGAGGACTTCCCCTACGGCAGTGCCGCGCAGGACCTCTGGCGGCGTATCAGCCCAGGCTTGAGCACCGCGCAAACCGTGCGGTTCGCTACCAGCTTGGACGCGTTTCTACGTGGGTGCGCAACCGAGATTCAGTCGAAGCTCAACGGCGAAGTTCCCGATTTCGACGCCTGCATGGCCATCCGGGTGGACAGCTTCGGCTGCGCGTTCCTCCAGCTACTGACCGAATATGCGGCGGATATAGACATGACCGGCCTGATTCCGTCTGGGGCGTTTGACGAGGTGCATGCGCACGGAATGCGACAGCTGATCATCGTCAATGACCTTCTCTCCTGGCGCAAGGAACACGCACAGGAGGACACCATGACCACGGTTCGAGTCCTGCTCACCCACGAGGGCCTCGACCTGCAGACGGCGGTTAATCGGTTGTGCCAGTTGGTCGAGCATCACGAGACGGAGTACATAGCCGCCAGGGACCACATCCTCGAGAGCCGCCTCGCAAAGCGGCCGGACGTTGTTGCCTACCTTGATGGGCTCGACTCGCTGATCGCCGGCAGCCAGGAGTTCGAGTACCTCACGCCACGCTACTTCGGCGATGGCGCCGTGTGGGACGGCACAACAGCGGGCTGGCTAAGCCTCGATGCACCAATAGCCAGATTCACTCCAACCCCAACTGGCGCCAGTGAGCGGACCGTCGGATCGCCGGAAGTATCAGGCGATCAGCCGGCCGAAGGAGTCAGCGCGTGA
- a CDS encoding cytochrome P450: MKRSGIAPGALPLLGHALPLWRRPLEFLSELPDHGDLVELRLGPKRAYIACDPETTRQMLLQPRIFDKGGPLFETARRLVGNGLVASLWEEHRRQRRMVQPSFHQARMPKYAELMLKEIDQELASWAPGHTVDILQAMHDLTLRIAARTMFSSLISDETATKVQEFMPVILRGVYVRTVAPVDWLHKLPTAANRRYDYASAGMKHVITQMINDHHRSGTDRGDLLSMLMSARDGEDGDRLSDEEIHNQVMTLIVGGTETTGNATASALQMLALNPDVERRMHTEVDEVLGGRQPSFEDLPRLDYCYRVLYETLRLRPPVWLVTRTTTRDTELAGRQLRSGTTLFYSPYLLHLNPDLFPEPERFDPDRWLPGRNVDLPPGAMLPFGLGSRKCIGDKFGLAEITLTLAAIASRWQLRIVPGEPTKTRTAPEMTLGTGPLTMVVERRVSTRPTTGGPSESAPPPSRGCPYSRTDESQG; the protein is encoded by the coding sequence GTGAAGAGGTCCGGAATCGCTCCAGGCGCACTCCCCCTGCTGGGTCATGCACTGCCTCTGTGGCGTCGGCCATTGGAGTTCCTCAGCGAGTTGCCCGACCACGGCGACCTTGTCGAACTCCGGCTCGGCCCCAAACGGGCCTACATTGCATGCGATCCGGAGACGACCCGACAGATGCTGCTCCAACCTCGCATCTTCGACAAAGGGGGGCCACTCTTCGAGACAGCACGGCGACTCGTGGGGAACGGTCTGGTGGCATCGCTGTGGGAAGAGCACCGGAGACAGCGCCGCATGGTACAGCCGTCGTTTCACCAAGCACGTATGCCGAAGTACGCCGAACTGATGCTCAAAGAGATCGACCAAGAACTGGCCTCCTGGGCTCCAGGACACACCGTCGACATTCTCCAGGCGATGCACGACCTGACGCTGAGAATCGCGGCCCGGACCATGTTCAGCAGCCTCATCAGTGACGAAACTGCGACTAAGGTCCAGGAGTTCATGCCGGTCATACTCCGTGGCGTCTACGTCCGCACGGTTGCACCAGTCGATTGGCTACATAAGCTTCCAACGGCGGCGAACCGCCGTTACGACTACGCGTCAGCCGGTATGAAGCATGTCATCACTCAGATGATCAACGACCACCACCGAAGCGGGACGGACCGCGGCGACCTGTTGTCCATGCTGATGAGCGCCCGTGATGGCGAAGATGGCGACCGGCTGAGTGACGAGGAGATCCACAATCAGGTCATGACGCTGATCGTCGGAGGCACCGAGACCACTGGCAACGCGACGGCTTCCGCTTTGCAGATGCTGGCCTTGAACCCCGATGTCGAACGGCGCATGCACACCGAAGTCGATGAAGTCCTCGGCGGTCGCCAGCCCAGCTTCGAGGACCTACCCCGCCTCGACTACTGCTATCGAGTGTTGTACGAAACCTTGCGCCTGCGCCCACCTGTGTGGCTCGTGACGCGAACAACCACCAGGGACACAGAACTTGCAGGGCGACAACTACGCTCGGGGACAACCCTCTTCTACAGCCCCTACCTCCTGCACTTGAATCCCGATCTGTTCCCAGAGCCGGAACGGTTCGATCCCGACCGGTGGCTGCCGGGACGCAACGTCGATCTACCCCCGGGCGCCATGCTTCCCTTCGGGTTGGGCAGCCGAAAGTGCATCGGCGACAAATTCGGCCTGGCAGAGATCACATTGACCCTGGCAGCCATCGCCTCGCGCTGGCAACTGCGGATCGTCCCGGGTGAGCCGACCAAGACGCGTACCGCTCCGGAAATGACTCTGGGGACAGGGCCTCTGACCATGGTCGTCGAGCGTCGTGTATCCACTCGCCCGACGACCGGGGGCCCGTCCGAGTCCGCCCCACCTCCGAGTAGAGGCTGTCCGTACTCAAGGACAGACGAGTCCCAAGGGTGA
- a CDS encoding polyprenyl synthetase family protein, whose product MPVHDSLLLLDDVEPLGQLVADELEKRWADGTGALDAICHYSLVPTGKLFRPILLLDSARAVGGDAAAVLPAAAGAECGHVASLIHDDIIDQDDLRRGRPSVQNKYGINDAIVAGDALLFDHFASLAECRQTGVPDSRVAAALEAVARAGLDLCRGQSLEAELTASRRFDAATYLQVAMLKTAAFFRGSCESGALLGGGSPDQVEALRLYGESIGTAFQIHDDLLAYLSKSDVTGKPDISDVQNGRVTLPVIIAYEAGTAEQRQQISNALFFSADPEQGLTALTKITSETGAVAAASRMARTYAETAKNAVLTLPASPSRDRLIFFADAVISRDY is encoded by the coding sequence ATGCCTGTCCACGACAGCCTGTTACTGCTTGACGACGTTGAACCTCTCGGCCAACTCGTGGCCGACGAGCTGGAGAAGCGCTGGGCAGACGGGACCGGAGCGCTCGATGCGATCTGCCACTACTCCCTGGTGCCTACTGGGAAGTTGTTCCGGCCCATCCTCCTGCTGGACTCGGCGCGGGCGGTCGGCGGCGACGCGGCCGCCGTGCTGCCCGCCGCCGCGGGGGCGGAGTGTGGCCACGTCGCGAGCCTCATACATGACGACATCATTGACCAGGACGATCTCCGCCGGGGACGCCCCTCGGTGCAGAACAAGTACGGAATCAACGACGCTATCGTCGCCGGGGACGCCCTGCTCTTCGACCACTTCGCCTCCCTCGCCGAATGCCGGCAGACGGGAGTGCCGGACAGTCGCGTCGCCGCGGCGCTGGAGGCCGTTGCACGGGCCGGATTGGATCTCTGCCGCGGGCAGAGCCTCGAAGCGGAATTGACCGCCAGTCGCAGGTTCGACGCTGCCACCTATCTTCAGGTGGCCATGCTCAAGACGGCCGCCTTTTTCAGGGGCTCCTGCGAAAGCGGCGCCCTTCTCGGTGGTGGTTCACCGGACCAGGTGGAAGCACTTCGGCTCTACGGTGAATCGATCGGTACGGCCTTCCAGATACACGACGACCTTCTGGCTTACCTGAGTAAGAGTGACGTAACAGGCAAGCCCGACATCAGTGATGTGCAGAATGGCCGCGTGACGCTTCCCGTGATCATTGCCTACGAGGCGGGCACCGCCGAGCAGAGGCAACAGATCTCGAATGCACTGTTCTTCTCGGCGGATCCGGAGCAAGGTCTCACGGCACTGACCAAAATCACCAGCGAAACGGGCGCAGTCGCCGCAGCGTCACGCATGGCGCGAACCTATGCCGAGACCGCCAAGAACGCAGTCCTGACCCTCCCTGCCTCCCCGAGCCGAGATCGACTGATCTTCTTCGCTGATGCGGTCATCAGCCGAGACTACTGA
- a CDS encoding IclR family transcriptional regulator, protein MVLEAFPPGRTAIGVTELARRCGLAKATTHRTLRILETIGMVERQEAGYLLGCLIRRLADIHDGRSPSQLRDCVLPYMLDLYEETHLTVHLGVWTGESVLIGEPPREDRQTHLPGGGSTYPCSLPCPALPCPALPCPALPCPALGRVLLAHTDDYSRLRVLRARLRHFTAETVVSPGLLERELAAVRAEGLACSWNQSLPDIADIAAPIQDADECVVAAISVSGPLDASTSTPRPVMSVVPLALRPCHPA, encoded by the coding sequence ATGGTGTTGGAGGCCTTTCCACCGGGGCGAACAGCGATCGGTGTGACTGAGCTTGCCCGCCGGTGCGGCCTGGCGAAGGCGACAACACACAGAACTCTGCGAATTCTGGAGACCATAGGAATGGTCGAGCGCCAGGAGGCCGGCTACCTCCTGGGATGTCTCATCAGGCGGCTCGCCGATATCCATGACGGCCGGTCGCCATCACAACTCCGGGATTGTGTTCTGCCCTACATGCTTGATCTCTACGAAGAAACGCACTTGACGGTCCATCTTGGCGTATGGACTGGTGAGAGTGTCCTCATCGGAGAACCTCCGCGGGAAGACAGACAGACGCATCTTCCCGGAGGTGGAAGCACGTATCCTTGTTCACTGCCCTGCCCTGCCCTGCCCTGCCCTGCCCTGCCCTGCCCTGCCCTGCCCTGCCCTGCCCTGGGAAGGGTGCTTCTGGCACACACCGATGACTACTCCCGGCTTCGGGTCCTCCGGGCCAGGCTGCGCCACTTCACGGCAGAGACTGTCGTGTCACCGGGGCTCCTGGAACGGGAGTTGGCAGCCGTCCGCGCGGAGGGGCTGGCTTGCAGCTGGAACCAATCTCTTCCCGACATAGCGGATATAGCCGCACCAATCCAGGACGCCGACGAATGCGTGGTGGCCGCGATCTCCGTGTCGGGTCCCTTGGATGCTTCGACATCGACACCGCGGCCCGTCATGTCCGTCGTACCGCTCGCGCTGCGTCCTTGTCACCCTGCCTGA
- a CDS encoding helix-turn-helix domain-containing protein, with amino-acid sequence MPKNLHLELTDDQRCDLRGLLGRRDLARHTRLRAECVRLLDRGRTVTEVADLLECNPVTVRAAVHRFEKGGLDALPDAPRPGRPARILGPEDRAELADLLDTSAAAGITWTAPALRDWLRDERGVEISAYWLWELLRRDGFRWKRTRDSVRHQADPVLQQAARAELGDLRPCGRPPTPDKAT; translated from the coding sequence ATGCCGAAGAACCTCCATCTCGAGCTGACCGATGATCAGCGTTGCGACCTGCGTGGGTTATTGGGCCGACGCGACCTGGCCCGGCATACCCGGCTGCGTGCGGAGTGCGTCCGGCTGCTCGACCGGGGAAGGACGGTGACCGAGGTCGCCGACCTGCTGGAGTGCAACCCGGTCACCGTCCGCGCCGCCGTCCACCGCTTCGAGAAGGGCGGGCTGGACGCGCTGCCGGACGCGCCCCGGCCCGGCCGGCCCGCCAGGATCCTGGGTCCCGAGGACCGCGCCGAGCTGGCCGACCTGCTGGACACATCGGCCGCCGCAGGGATCACCTGGACCGCCCCGGCCCTGCGCGACTGGCTCCGCGACGAGCGGGGCGTGGAAATCTCCGCGTACTGGCTGTGGGAACTGCTGCGCCGTGACGGGTTCCGCTGGAAACGCACCCGCGACAGCGTCCGGCACCAGGCCGATCCCGTCCTCCAGCAGGCCGCCCGGGCCGAGCTGGGGGACTTGCGGCCTTGCGGCAGGCCGCCGACGCCGGACAAGGCGACCTGA
- a CDS encoding transposase: MELFYLPPYSPELNDIELVWRQAKYQDYPQRAQTSTEAIGAAVDRAMRRQRERIRQATPNFTQAA; the protein is encoded by the coding sequence GTGGAACTGTTCTACCTGCCGCCATACAGCCCGGAGTTGAACGACATCGAGCTGGTCTGGCGCCAGGCGAAGTACCAGGACTACCCACAGCGCGCCCAGACCAGCACCGAGGCCATCGGCGCCGCCGTCGACCGGGCGATGCGGCGGCAACGCGAACGGATCCGACAAGCAACACCGAACTTCACCCAAGCCGCTTAG
- a CDS encoding ArsR/SmtB family transcription factor, with protein sequence MGDSGLKAELYEQFARVGKAFGSGKRLELLDLIAQGERTVDSLAKAAELGLTTASAHLQALKRAGVVTTRREGTRVYYRLSGEDVAALYVLIRNVAQTHIADTERARAVYLGEATEAIGREELLARAKEGSVIVLDVRSHEEYVAGHIPGAFSVPLEELDDRLTALPSDREIVAYCRGSYCVLAHDAVRLLNSRGRKARRLVDGMLEWRVDGLPITSESV encoded by the coding sequence ATGGGTGACTCGGGTCTCAAGGCGGAGCTTTACGAACAGTTCGCCCGTGTAGGGAAAGCATTCGGCAGCGGCAAGCGCCTGGAACTGCTCGATCTCATCGCACAGGGTGAGCGGACGGTGGACTCGCTGGCCAAGGCGGCGGAGCTCGGCCTGACCACCGCGTCCGCGCACCTTCAAGCCCTTAAGCGAGCGGGCGTCGTGACAACCCGTCGAGAGGGCACGCGTGTCTACTACAGACTCTCGGGTGAAGATGTCGCCGCGTTGTACGTGTTGATCCGTAATGTGGCCCAGACGCACATCGCAGACACGGAACGAGCACGCGCTGTCTACCTCGGAGAGGCGACAGAAGCCATCGGTCGCGAGGAGCTGCTCGCTCGGGCGAAGGAAGGCAGCGTGATCGTCCTCGACGTACGGTCACACGAGGAATATGTGGCCGGCCACATCCCAGGAGCTTTCAGCGTGCCGCTGGAGGAGTTGGACGACCGGCTCACGGCTCTGCCATCGGACAGGGAGATAGTGGCTTACTGCCGCGGAAGCTACTGCGTCCTGGCTCACGACGCGGTACGGCTTCTCAACAGCCGGGGGCGCAAGGCGCGCCGACTGGTCGACGGCATGCTGGAGTGGCGTGTGGACGGCCTGCCCATCACGTCCGAATCGGTTTGA
- a CDS encoding rhodanese-like domain-containing protein gives MATVLDVRPLEEYLAGHIPGALSIPLEELEVRLGELPAAIEVVAYRRGANCMLSRETGRLLTARGRQSLRLADGMLEWRLADLPVESGGA, from the coding sequence ATGGCCACCGTGCTCGATGTCCGACCGCTGGAGGAGTACCTCGCGGGACACATTCCCGGAGCGCTGTCGATCCCACTGGAGGAGCTCGAGGTCCGGCTGGGGGAGTTGCCCGCCGCCATCGAGGTCGTCGCATACCGCCGTGGGGCCAATTGCATGCTATCCCGGGAGACGGGCCGGCTGCTCACCGCTCGTGGCCGACAGTCGCTGCGGCTGGCGGACGGGATGCTGGAATGGCGGCTGGCTGACTTGCCCGTCGAATCCGGTGGGGCGTGA